Proteins co-encoded in one Saprospira grandis genomic window:
- a CDS encoding phasin family protein produces MMEKIVRKTLYTAVGIVASTTERLQNVVDELVSKGKLSEEEGKKVVEDVVKNTEYSRENYEGRFRNMIDGVLAKLNLPQGDAYEKLERRVKSLEVKLGLLAKELEAQRKAAKAKTEEDKEQ; encoded by the coding sequence ATGATGGAGAAAATTGTCCGCAAAACTCTCTACACTGCAGTAGGGATTGTAGCGAGCACCACCGAGCGTTTGCAAAATGTAGTTGATGAGCTAGTATCTAAGGGAAAACTATCTGAGGAAGAAGGAAAAAAGGTAGTAGAAGATGTAGTGAAGAATACGGAATATAGCCGAGAAAACTACGAGGGACGATTTAGAAATATGATTGACGGCGTCTTGGCCAAATTGAATTTGCCCCAAGGCGATGCTTATGAAAAGCTAGAACGCCGAGTAAAATCACTAGAGGTAAAACTAGGTTTGTTGGCCAAAGAGCTAGAGGCTCAGCGCAAGGCAGCCAAAGCAAAAACAGAAGAAGACAAAGAGCAGTAA
- a CDS encoding NAD(P)-dependent malic enzyme codes for MNYSEESLKLHSLLKGKIGIRNQMDVRTSEHLSLVYSPGVAAPCIEIAKDPEKVWEYTLKSNTVAIVSDGSAVLGLGNIGAEASIPVMEGKAMLFRQFGHINAFPICLNTQDVDEIVETVRRIAPVFGGINLEDIAAPRSFEVEERLQDLGIPVFHDDQHGTAIVVLGALINAAKLVGKPLEELSVVINGAGAAGVAIARLLRCIDNENNTACIPVKEIILCDSKGIISRDRENLNSSKQATLGYTNPNNKSGSIKDAIVGADVFIGVSVGNILNADDIRTMAKDPIIFALANPTPEIMPEEAYKGGAAVVGTGRSDLPNQVNNVLGFPGIFRGALDARAKVISPKMKLAAAYAIADCVHPPTRDMIIPPALNEVVAYKVAKAVKEAALAEMGLPDEMTGYNG; via the coding sequence ATGAATTATTCAGAAGAATCACTGAAACTTCACAGCTTACTGAAAGGAAAAATTGGCATCCGCAATCAAATGGATGTGCGCACCAGTGAGCACCTTTCTTTGGTCTACTCTCCCGGAGTAGCCGCCCCATGTATCGAAATTGCCAAAGATCCTGAGAAAGTTTGGGAATATACCCTAAAGAGTAATACCGTAGCCATCGTTTCTGATGGATCTGCTGTTTTGGGCCTTGGAAACATTGGCGCAGAGGCTTCTATCCCCGTTATGGAAGGTAAGGCGATGCTCTTTCGCCAATTTGGCCATATCAACGCTTTTCCCATTTGCCTCAATACCCAAGATGTAGATGAAATCGTGGAAACTGTCCGCCGAATCGCTCCCGTTTTTGGTGGCATCAACCTAGAAGATATTGCCGCTCCCCGCAGCTTTGAGGTGGAAGAACGCCTACAAGATTTGGGCATTCCCGTTTTTCATGACGATCAGCATGGTACAGCCATTGTCGTTTTGGGCGCCCTAATCAATGCCGCCAAGTTGGTAGGCAAACCCCTAGAGGAATTGTCTGTGGTCATTAACGGTGCTGGCGCCGCTGGGGTAGCTATCGCTCGCCTTTTGCGCTGTATCGATAATGAAAATAATACGGCCTGTATTCCCGTCAAAGAAATTATTCTTTGCGATAGTAAGGGGATTATTAGCCGCGATAGAGAAAACCTCAATAGCTCTAAGCAAGCTACTTTGGGCTATACCAACCCCAACAACAAATCGGGCTCTATTAAAGATGCCATTGTGGGAGCCGATGTATTTATTGGTGTAAGTGTGGGTAATATCCTTAATGCCGATGATATCAGAACCATGGCTAAAGATCCTATTATCTTTGCCTTGGCCAACCCAACTCCCGAAATTATGCCCGAAGAAGCCTATAAAGGTGGGGCTGCAGTAGTGGGTACAGGCCGTTCTGACCTGCCTAACCAGGTGAATAATGTACTTGGTTTTCCCGGTATTTTCCGCGGAGCCCTAGATGCTCGCGCCAAGGTCATTTCTCCCAAAATGAAGTTGGCCGCTGCCTATGCCATTGCCGACTGTGTGCATCCGCCCACTCGCGACATGATTATTCCTCCAGCCCTCAATGAGGTAGTTGCCTATAAGGTGGCCAAAGCCGTTAAGGAAGCCGCCCTAGCCGAAATGGGCCTACCCGATGAGATGACCGGATACAATGGCTAA
- a CDS encoding M1 family metallopeptidase, with the protein MIKKILPLFFGLLALSLTAQHCPDCQALKEAAWKKGWDGQAFQKSSLHRLKDMDVLSYALELELLDPNKRFLKGKALLRIQLLRKGLKEIELDLQGLKVQTVKVNGKKRAFKHNDPLLLIRLPKKYSLKNPIEVEVLYEGAPQEDKSWGGFYFEQGFAYNMGVGFADNPHNYGRIWFPCVDNFQDKSTYSISLITKDSLAGYANGLLVEDRLLTNGLRKRSWEQKEAIPSYLAAIAVANYSDITQAFAGINSSIPIALVVPKKDSQKAVASFIHLPQALSAFEYWFGPYRWSKVGFCMVPFEAGAMEHASLIAYPLYAVDGSLKQERLMAHELSHHWWGNLVTCAKAEDMWINEGFASYCEFLFKEACYGRKEALPILQKNLAISLYQAPKREGGHRPVAAVPWAHTYGSHVYKKGSLVAHNLRHYLGDSLFRQGMQAVMDSFAYKNLSTEEFCQFLSKELGQDMQPFFKNWLWQAGWPSLHIVQEEIGANSIQLTIEQQLIGRDSLYEKLPLKIRLFLANGAYVDREILLSEKKQQFHWKELAAPVVYAWINPNQSLVQARFEHFFEDWNSQKKELSLLQIKDFRFKRPCLAAEQLHLAYYPEAEGEAYWQIRGRIKGASVPAELALKQPTPSARLYYRTAAGQDWLLYPHSGKSQAGYYYIEQVLLGDYKWVE; encoded by the coding sequence ATGATTAAAAAAATTTTGCCCCTCTTCTTTGGGCTCTTGGCCCTTTCGCTAACCGCCCAACATTGTCCAGATTGCCAAGCGCTGAAGGAAGCCGCCTGGAAAAAAGGCTGGGATGGCCAGGCTTTCCAAAAATCGAGTTTGCATCGACTAAAAGATATGGATGTGCTCTCTTATGCCTTGGAGTTGGAGCTTTTGGACCCTAACAAACGATTTTTGAAGGGCAAGGCCCTTTTGCGCATTCAACTTTTGCGAAAAGGCCTAAAAGAAATAGAACTGGACCTACAGGGACTCAAGGTCCAAACCGTAAAAGTTAATGGTAAAAAACGTGCGTTTAAGCATAATGATCCCCTCTTGCTCATTCGCTTGCCCAAAAAATATAGCCTAAAAAACCCCATTGAGGTAGAAGTACTGTATGAAGGAGCGCCCCAAGAAGACAAAAGCTGGGGCGGCTTTTACTTTGAGCAAGGATTTGCCTACAATATGGGCGTGGGCTTTGCCGACAACCCCCATAATTATGGACGAATTTGGTTTCCCTGCGTCGATAACTTTCAAGATAAATCAACTTACAGTATTTCGTTAATCACCAAAGACAGTCTTGCGGGCTACGCCAATGGTCTTTTGGTTGAAGACCGTCTATTAACCAATGGTTTAAGGAAAAGAAGTTGGGAACAAAAAGAGGCTATTCCTAGCTATTTGGCGGCCATTGCCGTGGCTAACTATAGCGATATAACCCAAGCTTTTGCGGGCATAAATTCGTCCATACCCATTGCGTTAGTCGTTCCAAAAAAAGACAGTCAAAAGGCGGTGGCGTCTTTTATTCATTTGCCGCAGGCGCTTTCGGCTTTTGAGTATTGGTTTGGGCCTTACCGCTGGTCCAAAGTGGGTTTTTGCATGGTTCCCTTTGAGGCTGGGGCCATGGAGCACGCTAGTTTGATAGCCTACCCCCTCTATGCGGTAGACGGCAGTTTGAAGCAAGAGCGTTTGATGGCCCATGAGCTTTCTCATCATTGGTGGGGCAATTTGGTTACCTGCGCCAAGGCCGAAGATATGTGGATCAACGAAGGCTTTGCCAGCTATTGCGAGTTTCTGTTTAAGGAAGCCTGTTATGGGCGAAAAGAGGCCTTGCCCATTTTGCAAAAAAACCTAGCCATCAGTTTATATCAGGCGCCTAAGCGAGAGGGAGGGCATCGGCCAGTGGCGGCAGTGCCTTGGGCGCATACTTATGGCAGCCATGTCTATAAAAAAGGGAGTTTGGTGGCCCATAACTTAAGACATTATTTGGGAGACAGTCTGTTTCGGCAAGGGATGCAGGCTGTTATGGATAGCTTTGCCTACAAAAACTTATCGACCGAAGAGTTTTGCCAGTTTTTGAGCAAAGAGTTAGGACAAGATATGCAGCCTTTTTTCAAAAATTGGTTGTGGCAAGCAGGTTGGCCCAGTTTGCATATTGTGCAGGAAGAAATTGGGGCCAATAGCATCCAGCTGACTATTGAGCAGCAGCTTATAGGAAGAGATAGCCTCTATGAAAAGCTTCCGCTGAAGATTCGTTTATTTTTGGCTAATGGCGCATATGTAGACCGTGAAATTCTGCTTAGCGAAAAGAAACAGCAATTTCATTGGAAAGAGTTAGCAGCCCCTGTTGTTTATGCTTGGATCAACCCCAATCAAAGTTTGGTGCAAGCTCGTTTTGAGCATTTTTTTGAAGATTGGAACAGTCAAAAGAAAGAGCTGAGTTTGCTCCAAATAAAAGACTTTCGTTTTAAGCGGCCTTGTTTAGCTGCCGAGCAGCTGCATTTGGCCTATTATCCCGAAGCGGAGGGCGAAGCCTACTGGCAAATCAGAGGACGGATAAAAGGAGCTAGCGTTCCGGCCGAGCTGGCCCTAAAACAGCCGACTCCATCGGCCCGGCTCTATTATCGTACTGCGGCGGGCCAAGACTGGCTACTTTATCCGCATTCTGGAAAGAGCCAAGCGGGCTACTACTATATAGAGCAAGTTCTTTTGGGCGATTATAAGTGGGTAGAATAA
- a CDS encoding endonuclease/exonuclease/phosphatase family protein: MSKELKIGSFNLLNLQLPEQPYYNRSYTYEEFEKKQAWISHQLNSMKADIIGFQEVFSEEALKTVIRSNPYYRDYHIVMSDRKGGSPAVAIASRYPIKDYEVIREFPEQLEVDGLLIPFKEFSRPLLKCQIEYADGQDFHVVVAHLKSKRPMLEDGEDRDDPLAQAKGQARALLLRAAESAAVRTVLMEVLENRDSPVVVIGDLNDTHTSVTTRIISGEAPFRYLPMHKKRKIWDVLLYHAKDIQARNSYTDTYYTHLHNGHHEALDHIMVSQELVRENPNHIGRVTMVRTFNDHLLDETISEERIPNWQSDHAQVVVHIEMR; this comes from the coding sequence ATGAGTAAAGAACTAAAAATCGGCAGTTTTAATCTGCTCAATCTACAGTTGCCCGAGCAGCCCTATTATAACCGTAGCTATACCTATGAAGAGTTTGAGAAAAAGCAGGCTTGGATTAGCCACCAGCTCAATAGCATGAAGGCCGATATTATTGGCTTTCAGGAGGTGTTCTCGGAGGAGGCCCTGAAAACGGTCATCCGCTCGAATCCCTATTACCGAGATTATCATATTGTGATGAGTGATCGCAAGGGCGGTTCTCCCGCCGTGGCTATTGCTAGCCGCTACCCAATTAAGGATTATGAAGTGATCCGGGAGTTTCCCGAGCAGTTGGAGGTAGACGGTTTGTTGATTCCTTTCAAGGAGTTTTCTCGCCCTTTGCTCAAATGCCAGATTGAATATGCTGATGGCCAAGATTTTCATGTGGTAGTGGCCCACCTTAAGTCGAAACGCCCCATGCTAGAAGACGGCGAGGACCGAGACGATCCCTTGGCGCAGGCCAAAGGCCAAGCCCGCGCCTTGCTCTTGCGGGCGGCAGAATCGGCAGCTGTACGCACGGTTTTGATGGAGGTTTTGGAAAACCGAGATTCGCCGGTGGTGGTGATTGGCGACCTCAACGATACGCATACGTCTGTGACCACCCGAATTATTTCTGGCGAGGCCCCTTTCCGCTACCTGCCCATGCACAAGAAGCGCAAAATCTGGGATGTTTTGCTTTATCATGCCAAAGATATTCAGGCCCGAAATTCTTATACCGATACCTATTATACGCATTTGCACAATGGGCATCATGAGGCTTTAGACCATATTATGGTGAGCCAGGAGCTGGTCCGAGAGAACCCCAATCACATCGGCCGAGTGACCATGGTCCGCACCTTTAACGACCATTTATTGGATGAAACGATCTCGGAGGAGCGCATTCCCAATTGGCAGTCTGACCATGCTCAGGTGGTGGTGCATATTGAAATGCGCTAG
- a CDS encoding IMP dehydrogenase: MIKTAYHYDDLMILPALEAHLNSRTDCIPHYASGQLPFFAAPMSTVVAEQNYQFFLEQGLNVCFPRYQNLPPNFFDLQEQYKGQLFLAMDLEEFNKEFLVLGKKLNRQHAILIDTANGHLQRVYELCLAAKKEYGQQMLLMAGNIGHPRTFERLAETGVDYLRLGIGGGRNCSTSSFTGVHYPLASLIIESRKLAQQLPKAPKIIADGGIGSYANAIMALACGADYVMMGSLINQALESAGQSYLFKQIPLSQKLAKLAFRLGLPLYKEYKALHSRPASAQQGLIGRRAVEGRRSLQKVQYQLPDFLFNLGSYLQSAMSYTGKIQLEDFIGQVELITDQR; this comes from the coding sequence ATGATTAAAACTGCTTACCACTACGACGATCTCATGATCTTACCCGCTTTAGAGGCCCATCTAAACAGCCGGACAGACTGCATTCCCCATTATGCTTCTGGCCAGTTGCCGTTTTTTGCCGCCCCTATGTCTACTGTGGTTGCCGAGCAAAATTATCAGTTTTTTCTAGAACAGGGCCTCAATGTCTGCTTTCCCCGCTACCAAAATTTGCCGCCCAACTTTTTTGACCTCCAAGAGCAGTATAAGGGCCAGCTTTTTCTGGCCATGGACCTCGAAGAGTTTAATAAGGAGTTTTTGGTGCTCGGCAAAAAACTCAACCGACAACATGCCATCCTTATTGATACCGCCAATGGCCACCTCCAACGAGTCTATGAACTCTGCCTAGCCGCCAAAAAAGAATATGGCCAACAAATGCTGCTGATGGCCGGAAATATTGGCCACCCCCGCACCTTCGAGCGCCTAGCCGAAACCGGTGTCGATTATCTGCGCCTAGGCATCGGCGGCGGCCGAAACTGTAGCACCAGCAGCTTTACTGGCGTGCATTATCCGCTGGCCTCCCTCATTATCGAAAGCCGAAAATTGGCCCAACAACTGCCCAAAGCCCCCAAAATTATCGCCGATGGCGGCATCGGATCCTATGCCAATGCCATTATGGCCCTCGCCTGCGGAGCCGATTATGTCATGATGGGCAGCCTGATCAATCAAGCCCTAGAATCCGCCGGCCAAAGCTATCTATTCAAACAAATTCCCCTCTCTCAAAAACTAGCCAAACTAGCCTTCCGCCTAGGCCTGCCCCTCTACAAAGAATATAAGGCCCTACACAGCCGCCCCGCCTCCGCCCAACAAGGCCTAATCGGAAGAAGAGCCGTAGAAGGCCGCCGAAGCCTCCAAAAAGTGCAATACCAACTGCCCGATTTCCTCTTCAATTTGGGCAGCTACCTGCAATCCGCCATGAGCTATACCGGCAAAATCCAACTAGAAGATTTTATCGGACAAGTAGAACTGATTACCGACCAAAGATGA
- a CDS encoding leucine-rich repeat domain-containing protein, giving the protein MRLLFGFLLCSAFFSALKAQEFGFVGDKEQNSHDFQTFESLMTALKQADQVKKLDLYYKLDYSQLPQAIAELQELRILYLGHNNLEHLPPTFRKLQKLEELDLGQNPALSIQEIWPELRELKNLRRLFIHRIQIEQLPQDFGQLQQLEWLSLEGNHRLSVESLSALDQCKRLKTLNLAWCNLQSLPSNLANFQQLEELYLNENQLHSIPEGLLALKQLKVLDLSDNELPLEDIETIKTALPQTKIYF; this is encoded by the coding sequence ATGCGACTACTTTTCGGTTTTCTGCTTTGTTCTGCTTTCTTCTCGGCCCTAAAGGCCCAAGAATTTGGCTTTGTTGGAGACAAAGAGCAAAATTCCCATGATTTTCAGACCTTTGAGTCTTTGATGACGGCCCTCAAGCAGGCCGATCAGGTGAAGAAACTAGATCTTTATTATAAACTAGACTATAGCCAGCTGCCTCAGGCCATTGCCGAATTGCAGGAGCTGCGCATTTTGTATTTGGGCCATAACAACCTAGAGCATTTGCCGCCCACCTTTAGAAAACTACAAAAGCTAGAAGAGCTCGATTTGGGGCAAAATCCCGCCCTTTCTATACAGGAAATCTGGCCCGAGCTTCGGGAGCTTAAAAATTTGCGCCGCCTGTTTATTCATCGCATTCAAATTGAGCAACTGCCCCAAGATTTTGGACAGCTTCAGCAGCTAGAGTGGCTCAGTTTGGAGGGCAATCATCGTCTGTCGGTAGAAAGTCTGTCGGCCTTAGACCAATGCAAGCGGCTCAAAACGCTCAATTTGGCCTGGTGCAATTTGCAAAGCCTCCCGAGTAATTTGGCCAATTTTCAGCAGCTCGAAGAGCTCTACCTCAACGAAAATCAACTGCATAGCATTCCCGAAGGCCTGCTGGCCCTCAAGCAGCTCAAGGTGCTCGACCTTAGCGATAATGAACTACCCCTTGAAGATATAGAGACCATAAAAACCGCCCTGCCCCAAACCAAGATTTATTTCTAA
- a CDS encoding phasin family protein, translating into MNDLFKKAMQAGLGLAVVTTEKVKDIVDDLVEKGKQYQEEQEVMDQEAPAAPQEGESEAVEGEAVADEAQPGQAHNRLEELEGRLRKLVENAIERFNFIKGDEHERIEKRIERLEERLSELVKANTELAEECESSERV; encoded by the coding sequence ATGAACGATCTATTTAAAAAGGCCATGCAAGCGGGTCTTGGTTTGGCCGTTGTCACCACCGAAAAGGTCAAAGACATTGTTGATGACCTTGTAGAAAAAGGCAAACAATACCAAGAAGAGCAAGAAGTTATGGACCAAGAAGCTCCTGCAGCTCCCCAAGAAGGGGAAAGCGAAGCTGTAGAGGGAGAAGCTGTTGCCGATGAGGCTCAGCCTGGCCAAGCTCATAACCGCCTAGAAGAACTAGAGGGCCGTTTGCGCAAACTAGTAGAAAATGCCATTGAGCGCTTCAACTTCATCAAAGGCGATGAGCATGAGCGCATCGAAAAGCGCATTGAGCGCCTAGAAGAGCGCCTAAGCGAACTAGTAAAAGCCAATACCGAATTGGCTGAGGAATGCGAGAGCAGCGAGCGTGTATAA
- a CDS encoding NAD(P)/FAD-dependent oxidoreductase, producing MKVYIVGGGAAGFFSAIQIAENCPEAEVHILEAGQRFLQKVKISGGGRCNLTHACWTPKELVKHYPRGEKALLGPFHRFACGDTMDWFEKRGVPLKIEKDGRVFPQSNSSQSIVDCLMQAAEAAGVQLHLQQRVSQIKPLEEGGYFLATKAGAEYKADKLVLAAGSSAPIWAVLAEMGLNIVPAVPSLFTFNSKDFRFKGLPGLSVPQAEVEVLGQKNLKARGPLLITHWGLSGPGILRLSAWGARKLFDLDYRFSLRVNWLGWERQTLAEELQLLKKDWAKKQLSKTSPFSEIPNRLWRRLLYAAGIKEDKSWANLSKKELLALEEELTACEIKVAGKSTFKDEFVTAGGVDLDQMNFKTFETKAFKGLYIAGELLNIDAITGGFNFQAAWTGGWSIGQDFLPK from the coding sequence ATGAAAGTATATATAGTTGGCGGCGGGGCTGCTGGTTTTTTTTCGGCCATACAGATTGCAGAAAACTGCCCAGAGGCGGAGGTGCATATTTTGGAGGCGGGGCAGCGTTTTTTGCAAAAAGTAAAGATTTCTGGGGGCGGGCGTTGCAATTTGACGCATGCTTGCTGGACGCCCAAGGAGCTGGTGAAGCATTATCCTAGAGGCGAAAAAGCCTTGCTGGGGCCTTTTCATCGCTTTGCTTGTGGCGATACGATGGATTGGTTTGAAAAGCGGGGCGTGCCGCTAAAAATTGAAAAGGATGGTCGGGTTTTTCCCCAATCTAATAGCTCGCAATCTATTGTAGATTGCCTGATGCAGGCGGCTGAGGCGGCTGGGGTGCAATTGCATTTGCAGCAGCGAGTAAGCCAAATTAAGCCTTTGGAAGAAGGCGGATATTTTTTAGCGACCAAAGCTGGGGCCGAGTACAAGGCCGATAAATTGGTTTTGGCTGCGGGCAGTAGTGCTCCAATTTGGGCAGTTTTGGCCGAAATGGGGTTGAATATCGTTCCGGCGGTGCCTTCTCTGTTTACTTTTAATTCCAAAGATTTTCGCTTCAAGGGCTTGCCGGGCCTATCGGTCCCTCAAGCCGAAGTAGAGGTATTGGGCCAAAAGAATTTGAAGGCTCGCGGTCCGCTTTTGATTACCCATTGGGGCTTGAGTGGTCCTGGTATTCTTCGCCTATCGGCCTGGGGCGCAAGAAAGTTGTTTGATCTAGATTACCGCTTTAGTTTGCGGGTAAATTGGTTGGGTTGGGAGCGCCAAACCCTAGCCGAAGAATTGCAATTGCTCAAAAAGGATTGGGCCAAAAAACAACTGAGCAAAACGAGTCCCTTTAGCGAAATTCCCAACCGCCTTTGGCGGCGCTTGCTCTATGCGGCAGGGATTAAGGAAGATAAAAGCTGGGCCAATTTGTCGAAAAAAGAATTATTGGCCCTAGAAGAAGAGCTGACGGCCTGCGAAATAAAAGTAGCGGGCAAATCGACTTTCAAAGATGAGTTTGTTACTGCTGGAGGTGTTGATTTGGACCAAATGAATTTTAAAACCTTTGAGACCAAAGCCTTTAAGGGCCTTTATATAGCTGGCGAATTGCTCAATATTGATGCGATTACGGGTGGGTTTAATTTTCAGGCGGCTTGGACGGGCGGTTGGAGCATTGGCCAAGATTTTCTCCCCAAATAA
- a CDS encoding TolC family protein yields the protein MKVYLTAALVFISALGLEAQQVLSLEDAIQKALEQSYTAKIAATNQKIAAVQNHWGEAGRYPQITASLSNANSYSNVQNPTSFLNGAQLLGTGGTAAVDLQWALYQGGRIRLTKDRLGLQEELAKSEANRSLENISQQVAKAYFNAQIQQERLKSQQELLALSQDKISYIEARREYGQATEFDLLQIRDAYLNDSIQWMLQRTTFENAQQNLALAMGQDWASAKEIVLPTELSYELPSYTFDSLLEVALQSNREIASERIRQQTSAIDISIQEAALLPTVSLGANISEQLNLTQINGKQPQIADDWQGGTTLSGGLNINLSYNIYNGGKQRRAIELAKLRQEISRLSILQLEQQLGQNLKTVLALYENQRQTYSLSQTLLKNASRNLEIASERFKANTLNFFDYRTIQINYIRAYNNVQNAFLSAKQTEFDLLLLSGQLLR from the coding sequence GTGAAAGTATATTTAACTGCAGCGCTTGTATTTATAAGTGCTTTGGGCCTAGAGGCTCAGCAAGTCTTAAGTCTAGAAGATGCCATTCAAAAAGCGCTAGAGCAAAGTTATACGGCCAAAATTGCCGCCACTAACCAAAAAATTGCGGCCGTGCAGAACCATTGGGGCGAGGCGGGCCGCTATCCGCAAATTACGGCTAGCCTAAGCAATGCCAATAGCTACAGTAATGTACAAAACCCCACCTCCTTTCTCAATGGGGCCCAGTTGCTGGGAACGGGCGGAACTGCAGCGGTAGATTTGCAGTGGGCCCTTTATCAGGGCGGCCGCATTCGGCTAACAAAAGACCGTTTGGGCCTACAAGAAGAATTGGCCAAATCAGAGGCCAACCGTAGCTTGGAGAATATCAGCCAGCAGGTGGCCAAGGCCTATTTCAATGCGCAAATTCAACAAGAGCGCCTAAAGTCGCAGCAAGAACTCTTGGCCCTTTCTCAAGATAAGATTAGCTATATTGAAGCCCGTAGAGAATATGGCCAAGCCACAGAATTTGACCTCCTCCAAATTCGAGATGCCTACCTCAACGACTCTATTCAATGGATGCTCCAACGCACTACTTTTGAAAATGCCCAGCAAAACCTAGCCCTGGCTATGGGCCAAGATTGGGCCTCGGCCAAGGAGATTGTCCTGCCCACAGAATTGAGCTATGAACTCCCTAGCTACACCTTTGACTCCCTCTTAGAAGTGGCCCTCCAAAGTAACCGAGAAATTGCCAGCGAACGCATTCGCCAGCAAACTTCAGCCATTGATATTTCTATTCAGGAGGCAGCCCTTTTGCCCACGGTAAGTTTGGGCGCCAATATTAGCGAACAACTCAACCTAACGCAAATCAATGGTAAGCAACCCCAAATTGCTGACGATTGGCAGGGAGGAACGACCCTATCTGGCGGCCTCAATATTAACCTCAGCTATAATATATATAATGGCGGCAAGCAAAGAAGAGCTATAGAATTGGCCAAACTTCGACAAGAAATTAGCCGCTTGAGCATTCTTCAGTTGGAACAGCAGCTGGGCCAAAACCTAAAAACGGTCCTGGCCCTCTATGAAAATCAACGACAGACCTATAGCCTCAGCCAAACACTGCTAAAAAACGCTAGCCGAAATCTGGAAATCGCTAGCGAAAGATTCAAGGCCAATACGCTCAACTTTTTTGATTATCGGACCATCCAAATCAATTATATTAGAGCCTACAATAATGTGCAAAATGCCTTCTTGAGCGCCAAACAAACAGAATTTGACCTGCTCTTGCTTTCAGGGCAACTCTTACGCTAA
- a CDS encoding DUF4105 domain-containing protein: MRIFFSLLFFCLFSSLSFAARPLSESAKFSLLTCSPGTELYNCFGHSALHLSDPANGIELVYNYGTFDFDTPNFGLKFIQGKLEYALSRAPFGPFMQTYVYEKRGVYEQEILLSAEKKQALFDALEARFNSPDRYYMYDFFYDNCATQIRDLGQLLYAEDFILPQADSSRSFRSYLAEYTAPSPWLDLGIKVILGRGADKRPSVSEQMFLPDYLAQHLSHSQTPAGPFLGEKKELLPWPAAHQESIKDHYPFLLFTLLAALFFAIAFVFPNYAYVADRLLLTVVGLAGAFLCFMWWGTDHAATQWNLNILWLSPLYLPLLFGLKKVKTNKFFALLHGLLLLSYLLALLNWLIAWQAYPLPLLPIFAYLSYRLYVYKWA, encoded by the coding sequence ATGCGCATATTTTTTTCGCTTCTTTTTTTCTGCCTGTTTTCGAGCCTGAGTTTTGCGGCTCGCCCCCTTTCCGAATCAGCCAAATTTAGCTTGCTGACCTGTTCGCCTGGAACGGAGCTCTACAACTGTTTTGGGCATTCGGCCTTGCATTTGAGTGATCCTGCTAATGGCATCGAGCTGGTCTATAATTATGGGACCTTTGATTTTGATACGCCTAATTTTGGTCTAAAATTCATTCAGGGGAAATTGGAGTATGCCCTGAGTCGGGCCCCTTTTGGTCCCTTCATGCAAACCTATGTTTATGAGAAAAGGGGCGTTTATGAGCAAGAAATTTTACTTTCGGCAGAAAAAAAGCAGGCCTTATTTGATGCCCTAGAAGCGCGCTTCAATTCTCCGGACCGCTATTATATGTACGACTTTTTTTACGATAATTGCGCTACGCAAATCCGCGATTTGGGCCAGCTCCTTTATGCCGAAGATTTTATCTTGCCTCAGGCCGATAGCAGCCGCTCTTTCCGAAGCTATTTGGCGGAGTATACGGCTCCTTCTCCTTGGCTAGATTTGGGCATTAAGGTCATTTTGGGCCGAGGCGCCGACAAGCGCCCTTCGGTGAGCGAACAAATGTTTTTGCCCGATTATCTGGCCCAACATCTGAGCCATAGTCAAACGCCAGCGGGCCCATTTTTGGGCGAGAAAAAAGAGTTGTTGCCTTGGCCAGCAGCGCATCAAGAAAGCATCAAGGACCATTATCCATTTTTGCTTTTTACGCTTTTGGCGGCTTTGTTTTTTGCCATCGCCTTTGTTTTTCCCAATTATGCCTATGTTGCCGACCGTTTATTGCTAACAGTAGTGGGTTTGGCGGGGGCTTTTCTCTGCTTTATGTGGTGGGGCACCGATCATGCGGCCACCCAATGGAATCTCAATATTTTGTGGCTCTCGCCGCTCTATTTGCCCTTGCTTTTTGGCCTGAAAAAAGTGAAGACGAATAAATTTTTTGCCCTCCTTCACGGCCTTTTGCTACTGAGCTACCTTTTGGCTTTGCTCAATTGGTTAATTGCTTGGCAGGCTTATCCCTTGCCTTTATTGCCAATTTTTGCTTACCTTAGTTACCGCTTATATGTTTATAAATGGGCCTAA